The following proteins are encoded in a genomic region of Bacillus sp. FJAT-22090:
- a CDS encoding DUF1836 domain-containing protein, protein MINSADILQKLALESNIRQEEIPDIDLYMDQVIQLFDAKFEKSLRNTEEKVLTKTMINNYAKGKLFIPIKNKKYSKEHIMLISMIYQLKGALSINDIKAILAPVNERIETEQFELESFYSTLIELQQKNTNNITDQIKRQEQEIEQLTTDEELRQVLFISALANISNAYRKAAEILVDDLLESNKIKGEK, encoded by the coding sequence GTGATTAATTCAGCTGATATACTTCAAAAGCTAGCACTCGAATCAAATATAAGGCAAGAAGAAATACCCGATATTGATTTGTATATGGACCAAGTCATACAGTTATTTGACGCAAAGTTTGAAAAATCTCTTCGAAATACAGAAGAGAAAGTATTAACAAAAACAATGATAAATAACTATGCAAAAGGGAAGCTTTTTATTCCAATTAAAAATAAAAAATATTCGAAAGAGCATATTATGTTAATAAGCATGATCTACCAATTAAAAGGGGCGCTTTCAATAAATGATATTAAAGCTATACTTGCCCCTGTAAATGAAAGAATAGAAACAGAACAATTTGAACTAGAAAGTTTCTATTCTACATTAATAGAATTGCAGCAAAAGAATACTAATAACATAACGGATCAAATCAAGAGACAAGAACAAGAAATAGAACAGCTAACGACTGATGAAGAACTAAGACAGGTATTATTTATTTCAGCATTAGCTAATATAAGTAATGCATATAGAAAAGCTGCTGAGATACTAGTAGATGATTTATTGGAAAGCAATAAAATAAAGGGGGAAAAATAA
- the trhA gene encoding PAQR family membrane homeostasis protein TrhA has product MNQYIREPFNGLSHLFGAILSLLGLTAMLVKVTINGDSFLTFIAIIIFGVSMILLYSSSATYHMVIAKDSIIQFLRRLDHSMIYLLIAGTYAPFCLITLKGTTGYILFIIISIIALCGILFKMMWFNCPRWISTALYIGMGWIIVFLASPLSEKIGTQGILYLIIGGVLYTIGGIIYGLKPKIAFIKKLGFHEIFHIFILLGTLFHFICVFSYVI; this is encoded by the coding sequence TTGAATCAATATATTAGAGAACCATTTAACGGATTATCACATTTATTTGGAGCTATACTTTCTTTATTAGGTCTTACTGCAATGCTTGTTAAGGTAACGATAAATGGCGATTCCTTTTTAACATTTATTGCAATAATTATATTTGGGGTAAGCATGATTTTACTTTATTCCTCCTCGGCAACCTATCATATGGTAATAGCAAAGGATAGTATCATCCAGTTTTTAAGAAGATTAGATCATTCCATGATTTATTTATTAATTGCTGGAACATATGCCCCATTCTGTTTAATTACTTTAAAAGGAACTACTGGTTACATACTATTTATCATCATTTCTATTATTGCGCTTTGCGGTATATTATTTAAAATGATGTGGTTTAATTGCCCTAGATGGATATCAACTGCTCTATATATTGGAATGGGATGGATTATTGTATTTTTAGCCTCACCATTATCAGAAAAAATTGGTACTCAAGGAATCCTCTATTTAATTATTGGCGGAGTATTATATACAATTGGTGGTATAATCTATGGTCTAAAGCCTAAGATTGCATTTATTAAAAAACTTGGTTTTCATGAGATTTTTCATATATTTATTCTACTTGGTACACTTTTTCACTTCATCTGCGTTTTCTCATATGTCATATAA
- a CDS encoding OsmC family protein, translating to MTEHLFHLKANWPGNRNDIGEIRAENLQTRISIPKEMEGPGEGTNPDEMLLGAAATCYIITLAAMMERSKILKERLDMDSTAIVDVTNGIFTYKKIIHRPTIVLTYEKDKVMAEKIVVKAEQTCMISKALRGNVEIELKPTILTINE from the coding sequence GTGACAGAGCATTTGTTTCATTTAAAAGCCAATTGGCCAGGCAACAGAAATGATATAGGGGAGATTCGAGCAGAAAATTTACAAACTCGAATATCTATTCCAAAAGAAATGGAAGGACCTGGAGAAGGCACTAATCCAGACGAAATGTTATTAGGTGCAGCTGCTACTTGCTATATTATAACGCTAGCTGCAATGATGGAAAGAAGTAAAATTTTAAAAGAGAGATTAGATATGGATTCCACAGCAATTGTTGATGTGACGAATGGTATATTTACGTATAAAAAAATAATTCATCGTCCAACCATCGTTTTAACGTATGAAAAAGACAAAGTAATGGCAGAAAAAATTGTGGTAAAAGCGGAGCAAACCTGTATGATCAGTAAAGCTTTAAGAGGAAATGTAGAAATTGAACTTAAACCTACTATTTTAACAATAAATGAATAG
- a CDS encoding sensor domain-containing diguanylate cyclase, producing the protein MNKTLRFWILTLITFSMVAILSSSLFSSYIVTKKTLIENSLEQNEVYSLKLSQMTEEVFESMQANLESRKLDVIDNMHDSKVLTEILDQLLISGKNFNSLSVIGSDGIAIATSPNVGIAGNKIDSHGVKEALTKKESIITTPYRAVTGRLLVLVSIPLFNSANNYIGMLNGTIYLQEDNFIQNILAEHFNEDGSYVFVVDKEGTLIYHPEKNRIGEKVSENKVVENLMNKENGSKEIFNTKGEHVLAGYSYIAASGWGVVSQTPFDSSLNPLKGIILKMLLYALPFLLIFYILAFYISERLASPLKKLALFTLNSHKEDISIENLKISTWYFEAKQLTETINNYHKMQQETVADFKHQSLTDPLTGLKNRRYSEFVFTDLIESNQQFSIMMIDIDHFKLVNDEFGHNAGDEVLKFLASKMKSFTRDHDVCIRLGGEEFIVLLPNCILSEAYTIAEKLRKDIEISIPPTNKKITISLGVAEYRNSFESITDVMNRVDVALYMAKSEGRNKTVISK; encoded by the coding sequence ATGAATAAAACCCTAAGATTTTGGATATTGACATTAATTACATTTTCAATGGTTGCAATATTAAGTAGTTCTTTATTTTCAAGTTACATCGTAACGAAAAAAACTTTAATAGAAAATTCATTAGAACAAAATGAAGTATATTCTTTAAAACTTTCACAAATGACAGAAGAAGTGTTTGAATCAATGCAAGCTAATTTAGAATCAAGGAAACTAGACGTCATTGATAATATGCATGATTCAAAAGTACTTACAGAGATTTTAGATCAACTACTTATTAGTGGAAAGAATTTTAACTCACTTTCTGTAATAGGGAGTGATGGAATTGCTATAGCAACCTCGCCGAATGTTGGTATTGCAGGCAATAAAATTGATTCCCACGGAGTAAAGGAAGCTTTAACTAAAAAGGAGAGTATAATTACTACTCCGTATAGAGCAGTTACAGGGCGTCTATTAGTTTTAGTATCTATTCCTTTATTTAATAGTGCAAATAATTATATAGGAATGTTAAACGGAACAATTTATTTACAAGAAGATAACTTTATTCAAAATATATTAGCTGAGCATTTTAATGAAGATGGTTCCTATGTGTTCGTAGTAGATAAGGAAGGTACTTTAATTTATCATCCTGAAAAAAATCGGATTGGCGAAAAGGTAAGTGAAAATAAGGTAGTAGAAAATTTAATGAATAAAGAAAATGGGTCAAAAGAAATCTTTAATACAAAAGGTGAACATGTTTTAGCTGGCTATTCTTATATTGCAGCAAGTGGGTGGGGGGTTGTTTCTCAAACACCATTTGATAGCAGTTTAAATCCTTTAAAAGGTATTATTTTGAAAATGTTATTGTATGCCTTACCTTTCTTATTAATTTTTTACATATTAGCATTTTATATTTCAGAACGTTTAGCCTCCCCTTTAAAAAAGTTAGCTTTGTTTACGTTAAATTCTCATAAAGAAGATATAAGCATCGAAAACTTAAAAATATCTACTTGGTATTTTGAGGCCAAACAATTAACAGAAACGATTAATAACTATCATAAAATGCAACAAGAAACTGTAGCAGACTTTAAACACCAATCTTTAACTGATCCTTTGACTGGCCTAAAAAATAGAAGGTATTCAGAATTTGTTTTTACAGATTTAATAGAATCTAATCAGCAATTTTCAATAATGATGATTGATATAGATCATTTTAAATTAGTTAATGATGAATTTGGTCACAATGCAGGAGATGAAGTATTAAAGTTTCTAGCGAGCAAAATGAAATCTTTTACAAGAGATCATGATGTTTGTATTAGGCTTGGTGGAGAAGAATTTATCGTCTTACTTCCAAACTGTATTCTTTCAGAGGCATATACGATTGCTGAAAAACTAAGAAAAGATATAGAAATAAGTATCCCACCAACAAATAAGAAAATAACCATTTCATTGGGAGTGGCTGAATATAGGAATAGTTTTGAAAGTATAACTGATGTAATGAACAGAGTTGACGTGGCACTTTATATGGCAAAATCTGAGGGAAGAAACAAAACAGTTATTTCTAAATAA
- a CDS encoding ABC transporter ATP-binding protein, producing MLKVENIDVFYGNIQALREVSIEVNEGEIVTLIGANGAGKSTLLKTISGLLKPKKGKIEFLDKSIAGKQAQAVVKSGISHVPEGRRVFANLTVEENLELGAFLRKDKAGINSDLQKVYEIFPRLLERKKQLSGTLSGGEQQMLAMGRAIMAKPKLVLLDEPSMGLAPLMVKTIFQVIEDINRDGTTVLLVEQNANMALSVASRGYVIETGRVVLSGSAHELQTSEEVRQAYLGGH from the coding sequence ATGCTTAAGGTTGAAAATATTGATGTTTTTTACGGGAACATCCAAGCACTTAGAGAGGTCTCTATTGAAGTAAACGAAGGGGAAATAGTTACGCTTATAGGTGCAAATGGTGCTGGAAAAAGCACTCTATTGAAAACTATTTCAGGTCTCCTAAAGCCTAAAAAAGGAAAAATTGAATTTCTTGATAAATCGATTGCGGGAAAACAAGCACAAGCAGTTGTAAAATCAGGAATTTCACATGTTCCTGAAGGAAGAAGAGTATTTGCAAATCTGACAGTAGAAGAAAATCTTGAGCTTGGTGCTTTTTTGAGAAAAGATAAAGCTGGCATTAATTCAGATCTTCAGAAGGTTTATGAGATTTTTCCGAGACTACTTGAGCGAAAAAAACAATTATCGGGAACTCTTTCTGGTGGGGAACAACAAATGTTGGCAATGGGTCGTGCAATTATGGCGAAGCCCAAGCTTGTACTACTTGATGAACCATCAATGGGTCTTGCTCCATTAATGGTGAAAACAATTTTCCAAGTTATTGAAGATATTAATCGTGATGGCACTACTGTATTGTTAGTAGAACAAAATGCGAACATGGCACTATCTGTTGCAAGTAGAGGGTATGTAATTGAGACAGGTAGAGTAGTGTTGTCTGGTTCTGCTCATGAATTACAGACAAGTGAAGAAGTGAGACAGGCATATTTAGGTGGTCATTAA
- a CDS encoding ABC transporter ATP-binding protein → MESKPILEVKNAGIQFGGLKAVQNLNMVLNRGELVGLIGPNGAGKTTSFNLLTGVYVPTEGDILFDGERINGLPPFKVTRKGISRTFQNIRLFNDLSVLDNVKVAYHSLAKHTMMSSIFRLPSHFKGEKEMEEKSIEFLKIFSLDKYKDELAKNLPYGQQRRLEIARALAAGPKLLLLDEPAAGMNPQETKDLMDLIGFIRNKFDLTILLIEHDMNLVMGVCERIYVLDHGQLLAEGSPEVIRNHPKVIEAYLGEEVHNDNA, encoded by the coding sequence ATGGAAAGTAAGCCGATATTGGAAGTGAAAAACGCTGGTATTCAGTTCGGTGGTTTAAAGGCAGTCCAAAATTTAAATATGGTACTAAATCGTGGTGAACTAGTTGGTCTTATTGGTCCAAATGGTGCTGGGAAAACAACTAGTTTCAACTTATTAACTGGAGTTTATGTACCAACAGAAGGCGATATATTATTTGATGGGGAAAGAATCAATGGATTACCACCATTTAAAGTTACTCGAAAAGGGATTAGTCGTACATTCCAAAATATTCGTCTATTTAATGATTTATCTGTATTAGATAACGTGAAGGTTGCTTATCATTCACTTGCGAAGCATACGATGATGAGTTCAATATTTCGTTTACCATCACATTTTAAAGGCGAGAAAGAAATGGAAGAAAAATCTATAGAATTTTTAAAAATATTTAGTTTGGATAAATATAAGGATGAGTTGGCTAAAAATTTACCTTATGGCCAGCAGCGCAGGTTAGAGATTGCACGTGCTTTGGCAGCTGGTCCTAAACTTCTTTTATTAGATGAACCTGCGGCGGGAATGAATCCACAAGAAACAAAAGATTTAATGGATTTAATCGGATTTATTCGAAATAAATTTGATTTGACAATATTACTTATTGAACATGATATGAATTTGGTTATGGGTGTTTGTGAAAGAATTTATGTACTAGATCATGGTCAACTTCTTGCGGAAGGATCACCAGAAGTGATTCGTAACCATCCTAAGGTTATTGAGGCGTATTTAGGGGAGGAAGTTCACAATGACAATGCTTAA
- a CDS encoding branched-chain amino acid ABC transporter permease — translation MKKKSKQFWPFVIASVLVYVIVQLLISNGIMNQFYSNTLIYIAINIILAVSLHLVIGITGQFSIGHAGFLAVGAYISAIITMKLGLPFILAIIVGGIVAALAGLIVGIPSLRLKGDYLAIATLGFAEIIRIVFLNIDYVGGAAGMQVSHLTNWTYAFVSLFITILVIVNFTNSRHGIAAISVRENEIAADAMGINTTYYKVVAFTIGSFFAGVAGALYSHNFYIIQPSQFGFLKSFDILIFVVLGGLGSLSGAVLSAILLTVVSTYLQGYPETRMIIYSLVLILVMLYRPKGLMGTMEITDYFKLWRTPKGGGQHGK, via the coding sequence ATGAAGAAAAAGTCTAAACAATTTTGGCCATTTGTTATAGCGTCTGTATTAGTTTATGTGATTGTTCAACTTCTCATATCCAATGGAATAATGAATCAATTCTATTCTAATACGCTAATCTATATTGCTATCAACATAATATTAGCGGTCAGCCTACATTTAGTAATTGGTATCACGGGGCAATTCTCAATAGGGCATGCAGGATTTTTAGCTGTAGGCGCATATATCTCAGCTATTATAACAATGAAGTTGGGACTTCCATTTATATTGGCCATTATTGTAGGGGGAATTGTTGCAGCTCTAGCTGGTTTAATTGTTGGTATTCCAAGTTTACGATTAAAAGGGGATTATTTAGCAATTGCAACGCTTGGGTTTGCTGAAATAATTCGAATAGTTTTCTTGAATATCGATTATGTTGGTGGAGCAGCAGGTATGCAAGTCTCCCATTTAACTAATTGGACATATGCATTTGTTAGTTTGTTCATTACTATTTTAGTGATTGTTAACTTTACTAATTCAAGACATGGAATTGCTGCTATATCAGTTCGAGAAAATGAAATTGCAGCGGATGCTATGGGTATTAATACAACTTATTATAAAGTTGTGGCATTTACAATTGGTTCGTTCTTTGCCGGAGTAGCAGGGGCTTTATATTCTCATAACTTTTACATTATACAGCCTAGTCAGTTCGGCTTTTTAAAGTCATTTGATATTTTAATATTCGTTGTATTAGGTGGATTAGGTAGTCTTTCAGGAGCAGTGCTTTCTGCTATTTTGCTAACGGTAGTCTCTACTTATCTGCAAGGATATCCTGAGACTCGTATGATTATTTATAGTCTTGTATTAATTTTGGTAATGTTATATCGTCCAAAAGGTTTGATGGGTACGATGGAAATTACAGATTACTTCAAGCTATGGAGAACGCCAAAAGGGGGCGGGCAACATGGAAAGTAA
- a CDS encoding branched-chain amino acid ABC transporter permease — translation MEWLQQLINGISLGSIYALIALGYTMVYGIIKLINFAHGDVFMVGSFIGFYSITVFGLGFFPALILSMAACALFGVIIERIAYKRLRNATRIAALITAIGVSLLIEYGVIYIRGAQPEAYPDVFSNRSFDIFGAQISVQSILILSVSVVLMILLQFIVHKTKTGKAMRAVSHDTEAAKLMGINVDNTISATFAIGSALAGAAGVIFGVYYTKIDPLMGVIPGVKAFVAAVLGGIGIIPGAMVGGLVLGVVETIVSALGFSLWRDAAAFIILILILIFRPAGIFGKNTREKV, via the coding sequence ATGGAATGGTTACAACAATTGATTAACGGTATTTCACTCGGCAGTATATACGCATTAATCGCCCTAGGTTACACAATGGTTTATGGAATAATTAAATTGATTAACTTTGCCCATGGTGACGTGTTCATGGTAGGCTCTTTTATCGGGTTCTATTCGATTACTGTGTTTGGATTAGGATTCTTCCCAGCACTTATTTTATCAATGGCAGCTTGTGCACTCTTTGGTGTAATTATTGAACGCATTGCATACAAGCGATTAAGAAATGCTACAAGAATTGCTGCTCTTATTACTGCTATTGGTGTATCTCTATTAATAGAATACGGTGTAATTTACATTAGAGGTGCTCAACCAGAAGCTTACCCAGATGTGTTCTCAAATCGTTCTTTTGATATCTTTGGAGCACAAATAAGCGTTCAGTCTATTTTAATTTTGTCTGTTTCAGTTGTATTGATGATATTATTGCAATTTATTGTTCATAAAACGAAAACTGGTAAAGCGATGAGAGCGGTTTCTCATGATACTGAGGCTGCAAAGCTAATGGGTATTAATGTAGATAATACTATTTCTGCTACTTTTGCAATTGGTTCTGCATTAGCTGGAGCAGCAGGTGTAATTTTTGGTGTGTATTATACAAAGATAGATCCGCTAATGGGTGTTATTCCTGGTGTAAAAGCATTTGTTGCCGCAGTTCTTGGAGGTATTGGAATAATACCTGGAGCTATGGTAGGTGGATTAGTATTAGGAGTAGTTGAAACGATTGTTAGTGCATTAGGGTTCTCGTTATGGAGAGATGCTGCTGCATTTATTATCTTAATTCTTATACTAATTTTTAGACCAGCAGGAATCTTTGGAAAAAATACACGAGAGAAAGTGTAG
- a CDS encoding ABC transporter substrate-binding protein has translation MKLKKFASLFLASSLLAGVLAGCSGGEEGSSSDGGDTIKIGANLELSGAVASYGSSEADAIELAVEEINADGGIDGKQIELIKVDNKSDAAEATSAAIKLTSQDKVTAIIGAATSGNSVAQVQIATDNKTPMISPSGTSTTVTVGENGKVNPYTFRTAFIDPFQGTVAANFAANELKVKTAAVYADNASDYAKGLAESFIKDFEAAGGTIVAKESYVAKDTDFRSTLTRIKGSNPDFVFIPGYYEEVGLIVKQARELGIEVPLMGADGWDSPTIVDLAGADALNNTFIITAYSAEDPDGKAKEFADKFTEKYGEAPNSFHALGYDTVYLLKDAIERAGSLDGTKIKEALEATDNLELVTGLYSVDEFHHPIKSATIIEFVNGEQVFNTKVNP, from the coding sequence ATGAAGTTAAAAAAATTTGCTTCACTTTTCCTTGCATCATCCCTTTTAGCAGGAGTGCTTGCTGGATGTTCAGGTGGAGAAGAGGGTAGTAGTTCCGATGGGGGAGATACTATAAAAATCGGTGCCAACTTAGAACTTTCTGGAGCTGTAGCTTCCTATGGTTCATCCGAGGCAGACGCAATAGAATTAGCTGTTGAGGAGATCAATGCTGACGGTGGTATTGATGGAAAACAAATTGAACTTATTAAAGTAGATAACAAGTCTGATGCTGCAGAAGCAACAAGTGCAGCTATTAAGTTAACTAGTCAAGACAAAGTTACAGCTATTATCGGTGCTGCAACTAGCGGGAACTCAGTGGCTCAAGTACAAATTGCGACGGACAATAAAACTCCTATGATATCTCCTTCTGGGACTAGTACTACAGTAACTGTTGGAGAAAATGGAAAAGTAAATCCATATACATTCCGTACGGCATTTATCGATCCTTTTCAAGGAACAGTTGCAGCAAACTTTGCTGCAAACGAACTAAAAGTTAAAACTGCAGCAGTTTATGCAGATAATGCGAGTGATTATGCGAAAGGTCTTGCAGAATCTTTCATTAAAGACTTTGAAGCAGCAGGAGGTACTATTGTTGCGAAAGAATCATATGTAGCAAAAGATACTGATTTCCGTTCTACACTAACTCGTATTAAAGGTTCTAATCCGGATTTTGTTTTTATTCCTGGATATTATGAAGAAGTTGGTTTAATTGTAAAGCAAGCTCGTGAATTGGGAATAGAAGTTCCATTAATGGGTGCTGATGGTTGGGATTCACCAACTATTGTGGACTTAGCTGGAGCAGATGCATTAAATAATACTTTTATTATTACTGCTTATTCTGCTGAAGATCCAGATGGTAAAGCGAAAGAATTTGCTGACAAGTTTACTGAAAAGTATGGAGAAGCACCAAACTCATTCCACGCACTTGGATATGATACAGTTTATCTTTTGAAAGATGCGATTGAACGTGCGGGTTCATTAGATGGAACAAAAATTAAAGAAGCGCTTGAAGCTACAGACAACTTAGAACTAGTTACAGGATTGTATTCTGTAGACGAATTTCATCATCCTATTAAATCAGCAACTATCATCGAATTCGTAAATGGTGAGCAAGTGTTTAACACTAAAGTTAATCCTTAA